CGAAACTTCATTGAAATCCATTGATCTAAGCACTAACACCGCTATTAAAGAAGCTAGATTTGGATACAGTCATTCCTTGAGCAGTATAAATACTGACAACTGTTCTAATTTAGAAACTCTCAATTTATTTCAATGTAATGTTAGTAGCTTAAATCTTACTGACAATATAAACCTCAAATACTTAAGATGTGACGAAAACAACCTTTCCTCTCTTGATCTAAGTACGAATGAGCAAATAATTGAGGTTATCGCATATGGCAACAATATCACTTCATTTGATATTAGCAATAAAAATCATCTAACAAATTTAGATCTTCGTGTCAATAAAATAACAACGATCGATGTTAATAATAATCCTGAATTAGAAAGCCTTCAAATTGACCAAAACAAGATTTCAAATTTAGATGTATCAAAAAATTCAAATTTGACCTATATTTCTGCACGTGATAACCTAATTACATCAATCAACACCTCTAATCTTGACAAATTAGAAAATTTGATTTTATCTTCAAATAAAATTACTTCAATAAATCTAAATGACAATATAGCACTTAGAAGTATTGATATTGACTATAATGATCTTGAAAGCTTAGATATATCAAACAATCTAAATATAACAGCAACTAATCTGGGCATAACCTATAATGAAAACTTAAGTTGTGTCAAAGTTGCTAACCAAACAATTGCTGATGACATGAACTCTTGGGGATATCCTAACACAAACAATGTCCAATTTACAACAGAGAATTGCAATGCGACAGGTCCTACTAACCCTGGACCAGGCACAGGACCTTCAGATTCAGGCCCGTCTCGTCAAAAAGCCACCACTTCGCTAGATGACAACAATGTCAACAAGCAGCAAGCAATCTATCCGAATCCTGCTGACGACCATATCAATTTGGTTGGCTTTACTGCTCAAGCAGATGTGATAATCATCGACTTAAGCGGCAGAATCGTCCTTAATCAAAAAGTTGGAAATGGAAAATTAAATATAAGCCACTTGAAATCAGGAATCTATCATATCAATACCATTGATTCTGACGGAAAATCTTTAATTCAAAAAATTGCGATAAAGTAAAAAATATTTTATTAAAACAAAAAATTGCACTATATTGTTAATGATAAATGGATCATTTTGATCCCATTTATTTTGAGTTTTTGATAATGAAGCCCGCATACGCGGGCTTTGTTATTATACGCTAATTAAAGCTATAGATTCCCTTCAACCCAATTTCAGGTATTTCTTTGATATTTGGCTCTATAATCATCCCTGCGGGAAAGATGAATCGCTTATCTAGCATTTTTCCATCATAAAAATAGCTCACCCAAAATTCATTATTCAACTCAAAAAGACTCTCCTGAATAGGCTCCACTTTTACATAGCAACCAGAATCCAATTCATCCACTTTATGCCTTAATGTTGTAGTTTTTCTTTCTTCACCGTTCACCTCACCATAACCTTTTGTGGAAATCAAGACAGTTTCAATAGCAAAATCATTGTTATTGATCAAATACACATTCCATTCTTTATCACCTGCTTTATTTAGCTCGTAAGCTATAGCAACGCTAACTCCCGATACTTTGTCTACTTTTATATCCTTTATCATCTTGCTTATTTCTAATCTTGATATTCTATTTCCATTTCAAATAATTCAGCCATATGCTTAACCAAAGCTTGCTCAACTTCTTCCATGATTAGCTCATGGCCTACTTCCTTAGCCAAGGAGGTCACTGCCTTGTCCTGAATACCACAAGGCACTATATTTCCAAAATAAGACAGATCTGTATTAATATTGAATCCAATGCCATGCATTGTCACCCATCGACTGGATTTCACTCCCATTGCGCAAATTTTTCGCGGATTAGGTTGTCCTTCAAAATCAATCCAAACCCCTGTCAAGCCGTCTATCCTTCCTGCCTTTACACCATAATCAGCGCATACTAGAATGACTGCTTCCTCCAATAATCTTAAATACTTATGTATGTCAGTAAAGAAATTATCCAAGTCCAGCAATGGGTAAGCCACTAATTGTCCAGGGCCATGATAAGTAATATCCCCTCCTCTATTGATCTTATAGTACGTAGCTGAGGCTTTTTGAAGTCCTTCATCATTCAATAAAAGGTGTGAAGCATCTCCGCTTTTACCCAAAGTATACACATGAGGGTGCTGACAAACTAGCAAATGATTTTCTGTTAGCTTTTGCTGATCTTCATTATTTCTATTATAAATCTTTCTATCGATAATCGAAGAAAAAATCTCTTCTTGCAAATCCCATGCTTGCTTGTAATCAATAGTACCGAGATTTCGATACCTCACCTTTTTATTCAATGTAGCATTCATGCGCTTCTTATTTCCTTCTAGTACAAATATTGATTTGCAAAAATACACAATGTTGATCAAAGTTTCATGCTTTTCAACATTGGCACTTTACTTGGCAAATAAATATTACACTGGAATTAAATGAAAAATAATATTGACAAAGGTTCTGACGGTGAAAACATCGCTAAAAATTACCTTCAAAGCAAAGGTGGAATTATCAAAGAAATGAACTTCAGGCATTCTAGATATGAAGTAGAT
The Aureibacter tunicatorum DNA segment above includes these coding regions:
- the lipB gene encoding lipoyl(octanoyl) transferase LipB, which produces MNATLNKKVRYRNLGTIDYKQAWDLQEEIFSSIIDRKIYNRNNEDQQKLTENHLLVCQHPHVYTLGKSGDASHLLLNDEGLQKASATYYKINRGGDITYHGPGQLVAYPLLDLDNFFTDIHKYLRLLEEAVILVCADYGVKAGRIDGLTGVWIDFEGQPNPRKICAMGVKSSRWVTMHGIGFNINTDLSYFGNIVPCGIQDKAVTSLAKEVGHELIMEEVEQALVKHMAELFEMEIEYQD